In a single window of the uncultured Dysgonomonas sp. genome:
- a CDS encoding sugar transferase, translating to MNKILEKIFGYRGYRIIIPLIDLAVIYGSYILAFYLFKDALDNFTLNYNAFKASIPFIIISYLILSHIFELDKPKDFTLFGVGYTVVLAVGSLLFTTMAISFFIREFAFPRSILLAGTIFQVVVITFWHLFASRMYFRVNKGKSVLVIGYEKSQALAYKLLESRGMWSQIKHVCSPAYPKVYELIDECDITFITEDVEESLKQEIILYCVENDHTVLYQPKNLEILQFNANFLQIDDSPVLDVREFGLSQGSETTKRIIDVLLGSIALVIFFIPFVFVYLALKIGGGTAFYVQERITRDNKVFKIYKFRTMVENAEAISGPVLAQDVDKRITRLGHILRATRLDEIPQIFNILIGDMSIVGPRPERPFFVEQFCEEMPEYNLRHRVKAGLTGLAQVQGKYNTSVRDKLKYDLLYINGYSLALDIKLIMQTLNILLRSNSTEGVKSVEELGDEIERLTRH from the coding sequence ATGAATAAGATCTTAGAAAAGATATTTGGGTATAGGGGATATAGAATTATAATTCCCCTGATAGATTTAGCTGTGATTTACGGCTCATACATCTTAGCCTTTTATCTGTTCAAAGATGCCCTGGATAATTTTACGCTCAACTACAATGCTTTTAAAGCGAGTATACCATTCATTATCATCAGCTATCTTATTCTAAGCCACATATTCGAACTCGACAAGCCTAAAGACTTTACTCTTTTTGGAGTTGGTTATACTGTTGTATTGGCTGTAGGATCACTTTTGTTTACAACAATGGCTATCAGTTTCTTTATCCGGGAATTTGCATTCCCCCGAAGTATCCTTTTGGCCGGGACCATCTTTCAGGTGGTAGTCATAACCTTTTGGCATTTATTTGCCAGCCGCATGTATTTCCGGGTAAACAAGGGAAAATCGGTACTGGTCATTGGTTATGAAAAATCTCAGGCCCTCGCCTATAAACTACTGGAATCGAGAGGAATGTGGTCTCAGATCAAGCATGTTTGTTCACCGGCATATCCTAAAGTGTACGAACTCATCGACGAATGTGATATTACATTCATTACAGAAGATGTAGAAGAATCGTTGAAACAAGAAATAATACTTTACTGTGTCGAAAACGACCATACAGTTCTCTATCAGCCAAAAAATCTGGAGATACTACAATTTAATGCCAACTTCCTGCAAATAGACGACTCTCCAGTATTAGATGTCAGGGAATTCGGTCTTTCGCAAGGAAGTGAAACGACTAAAAGAATCATTGATGTTCTGTTAGGGAGCATAGCACTCGTTATATTTTTCATCCCATTTGTATTTGTTTACCTGGCTCTAAAAATAGGAGGAGGCACGGCTTTTTATGTACAGGAAAGAATTACCCGAGACAATAAGGTATTCAAAATATACAAATTCAGGACGATGGTTGAGAATGCCGAAGCCATTTCCGGTCCTGTCTTAGCTCAGGATGTAGATAAACGTATCACCAGACTGGGACATATACTGAGAGCGACACGCCTGGACGAAATTCCTCAGATATTTAATATCCTTATCGGGGATATGAGTATTGTTGGGCCACGTCCCGAACGTCCGTTTTTTGTTGAACAGTTTTGCGAAGAAATGCCTGAATATAATCTCCGCCACAGAGTAAAGGCCGGATTGACAGGGTTGGCTCAGGTTCAGGGAAAATATAATACTTCCGTAAGGGACAAATTAAAATATGACTTGTTGTATATCAATGGTTATTCTCTGGCTCTAGACATAAAGTTAATCATGCAGACACTGAATATATTACTCCGTAGCAACAGTACGGAAGGAGTTAAAAGTGTAGAAGAACTTGGTGATGAGATAGAACGTCTTACCAGACACTAA
- the topA gene encoding type I DNA topoisomerase: MQKNLVIVESPAKAKTIEKFLGKDFKVMSSYGHIRDLKKKDLGIDLENGYTPLYEVPGDKKKVVDELKKAAKDADIVWLASDEDREGEAISWHLFKTLKLDEKKTKRIAFHEITKDAILHAIENPRQIDINLVDAQQARRVLDRIVGFELSPVLWRKVKPALSAGRVQSVAVRLIVEREREIQAFQSEASYRVTAVFVKKENGSETEIKTELSKRLKTKKEALDFLEKLKEASFKVEDVETKPMKKSPAAPFTTSTLQQEASRKLGFPVSLTMMVAQKLYESGKITYMRTDSVNLSGLAINTAKNEIESVYGKQYSKVRQFSTKSKGAQEAHEAIRPTYMSEHTVSGTAQEKKLYDLIWKRTIASQMADAELEKTTITIGISNNKEFKFTAVGEVIKFDGFLHVYLEGTDDENIDSESSLLPPVKPQEAMDMKESIATERFTQRPSRYSEASLVRKLEELGIGRPSTYAPTISTIQNREYVEKSNIEGTERQYNILTLRKDKITDSEKTEITGTDKGKLIPTDTGMVVNDFLTEYFPDILDYNFTANVEKEFDQVAEGEENWTKLIDKFYKVFHPVVESATNMQTDHKIGERILGIDPKSGRQVSVKIGRFGPMAQIGVQEDTDKPLFAGLQKTQSIASITLEEALKLFELPRSIGEFEGKDVSVGTGRFGPYIKHDGKFISLPKGYDPFEVDIEMAIPLITDKRKKDAEKVIKTFAEDADLQILNGRYGPYIAYKKSNFKIPKGTAPESLDFEASMKIVNSTEEKATKTKGKGKKK; this comes from the coding sequence ATGCAAAAAAATTTAGTAATTGTTGAGTCTCCTGCTAAAGCCAAAACCATAGAAAAGTTTCTGGGCAAAGATTTTAAAGTTATGTCCAGTTATGGACATATCAGAGACCTGAAGAAAAAAGACTTGGGGATAGACTTGGAGAACGGCTATACACCTTTATACGAAGTTCCGGGAGACAAAAAGAAGGTGGTAGATGAACTAAAAAAGGCTGCAAAAGATGCCGATATAGTATGGCTGGCTTCCGATGAAGACCGGGAGGGAGAAGCTATATCCTGGCATTTATTCAAAACATTGAAGCTTGACGAAAAGAAAACAAAAAGAATCGCATTTCACGAAATAACCAAAGATGCAATTCTTCATGCGATAGAAAATCCCCGACAGATAGATATAAATCTTGTAGATGCGCAACAAGCGCGCCGGGTACTCGACCGCATCGTAGGTTTCGAATTGTCCCCTGTACTTTGGCGCAAAGTAAAGCCTGCTTTATCGGCAGGACGGGTGCAATCTGTCGCTGTAAGACTTATCGTAGAACGGGAACGTGAGATTCAGGCTTTTCAAAGTGAAGCATCTTATCGTGTTACGGCTGTTTTTGTAAAAAAAGAAAATGGATCAGAAACAGAAATAAAGACAGAATTAAGCAAACGCCTGAAAACAAAAAAAGAAGCGCTTGACTTTCTTGAGAAACTAAAAGAAGCCAGTTTTAAAGTAGAGGATGTAGAAACAAAACCGATGAAAAAATCACCGGCTGCACCTTTTACTACATCAACTTTACAGCAGGAGGCATCCCGCAAACTGGGTTTTCCGGTATCACTAACGATGATGGTAGCACAAAAACTATACGAATCCGGAAAGATTACTTACATGCGTACCGACTCGGTAAACCTATCGGGACTGGCTATCAATACTGCAAAAAATGAAATAGAATCCGTTTACGGAAAACAATATTCCAAAGTACGTCAATTCTCTACCAAAAGCAAAGGAGCACAAGAAGCCCATGAGGCTATTCGCCCCACATACATGTCGGAACATACTGTATCCGGTACGGCTCAGGAAAAAAAATTATACGACCTCATTTGGAAACGTACCATCGCATCTCAGATGGCAGATGCAGAATTGGAGAAAACAACTATTACAATAGGCATATCCAATAATAAAGAGTTTAAATTCACAGCTGTCGGCGAAGTTATCAAATTTGACGGATTCCTGCATGTATACCTTGAAGGAACAGACGATGAAAATATCGACAGTGAAAGCAGCCTGTTGCCTCCTGTAAAACCTCAGGAAGCAATGGATATGAAGGAGAGCATTGCTACTGAACGTTTCACGCAACGCCCCAGCCGCTACAGCGAGGCTTCGCTAGTTCGTAAATTGGAAGAACTTGGTATCGGACGCCCGTCTACATATGCACCGACTATCTCGACAATCCAGAACCGCGAGTATGTAGAAAAATCAAATATAGAAGGTACGGAGCGTCAATACAACATATTGACACTGAGAAAAGACAAAATAACAGATTCTGAAAAGACCGAGATAACAGGGACTGATAAAGGAAAATTGATCCCTACCGATACAGGCATGGTAGTCAATGACTTCCTTACAGAATACTTCCCAGACATACTGGACTATAATTTTACTGCAAATGTAGAAAAAGAGTTTGACCAGGTGGCTGAAGGAGAAGAAAACTGGACTAAGCTGATAGATAAGTTCTACAAGGTATTTCATCCTGTAGTAGAATCGGCTACCAATATGCAAACCGATCATAAAATTGGAGAGCGCATACTGGGTATCGATCCTAAATCGGGTCGCCAGGTTTCTGTAAAGATAGGCCGTTTTGGCCCTATGGCACAGATCGGTGTGCAGGAAGACACAGACAAACCTCTTTTCGCAGGATTACAGAAGACTCAGTCGATAGCCTCTATTACGCTCGAAGAAGCCTTGAAATTATTTGAACTTCCCCGTTCAATAGGAGAGTTCGAAGGTAAAGACGTTAGTGTAGGTACAGGCCGGTTTGGTCCATACATTAAGCATGATGGTAAGTTCATATCGCTACCTAAAGGCTATGATCCTTTCGAAGTAGATATTGAAATGGCAATTCCTCTGATTACCGACAAACGGAAAAAAGATGCGGAAAAGGTTATCAAGACCTTTGCAGAAGATGCCGACCTGCAAATACTGAATGGCCGTTACGGCCCTTATATAGCATATAAGAAAAGTAATTTCAAGATACCGAAAGGCACAGCACCTGAGAGTCTGGACTTTGAAGCATCAATGAAGATAGTAAACTCTACAGAAGAAAAAGCTACTAAGACTAAAGGAAAAGGGAAAAAGAAATAA
- the ileS gene encoding isoleucine--tRNA ligase, whose translation MSKQFSEYNRFNLSDINKEILEKWDKENIFQQSLDVRAGAPSFVFYEGPPSANGMPGIHHVMARAVKDIFCRYKTMKGFLVNRKAGWDTHGLPVELSVEKKLGITKEDIGKKISVEEYNNACRKEVMKYTGEWENLTRIMGYWVDMNDPYVTYDSRYIETLWYLLNELYKKGYLYKGYTIQPYSPAAGTGLSTHELNQPGAYRDVKDTTCVAQFKIKSPKTEMSQFGDAYFLAWTTTPWTLPSNTALAVGPDITYVAVQSYNPYTGNKMTAVLAKWLMFSMFNEKAKDVALEDYKQGDKLIPYKIVGEWKGSDLVGMEYEQLIPWMNPGEGAFRVLGGDFVTTDDGTGIVHIAPTFGADDAKVAKENGVPALLLLDKDGNQRPMVDLTGKYFRLEDIDPEYLKTNVNVDLYKEYAGRYVKNEYDDTLPADANTLDIDLSVMLKLANQAFKIERQVHNYPHCWRTDKPVLYYPLDSWFIRTTASRERLMELNETINWKPQSTGTGRFGKWLENLQDWNLSRSRYWGTPLPIWRTEDGKEEKCIGSIKELYAEMQKAVDAGFMKEIPWKGFEIGNLDKANYEKIDLHRPYVDNIVLVSESGKPMKREADLIDVWFDSGAMPFAQVFYPNISEEKFSKVYPADFIAEGVDQTRGWFFTLHAISTMVKDSISFKNVVSNGLVLDKNGNKMSKSRGNGVDPFSTIEKYGSDPLRWYMITNASPWDNLKFDIEGVEEVRRKFFGTLYNTYSFFALYANVDGFTFSEKLIPVNERPEIDRWIISLLNTLVKDVDEYYETYEPTKAGRAISDFVNDNLSNWYVRLNRKRFWGGEMTKDKLSAYQTLYTCLETVAKLMAPISPFYSDKLFCDLIAVTGKEKAPSVHLSDYPAYDASVVDKTLEERMQIAQDISSAVLALRRKESVKVRQPLMQIMIPILNDKQEKDIEAVRDLILNEVNVKELKYVGGSEGIFVKKVKPDFKKLGPRYGKIMKQLAVEVQNMPQDAIAAFEKDGSYTFDVEGQAATIELADAEIISEDIPGWLVANAGKLTVALDVTITEDLRKEGIARELVNRIQNIRKSSGFDITDRINIKISDQEQVRTTVSEYKAYIASQVLADNIELGNVENGQEIDMDDYILQVSVDKVR comes from the coding sequence ATGAGTAAGCAGTTTTCAGAATACAATCGGTTTAACTTGTCTGATATCAACAAAGAGATATTGGAAAAGTGGGATAAGGAGAACATATTCCAACAAAGTCTGGATGTACGCGCTGGAGCACCATCGTTTGTTTTTTACGAAGGGCCTCCATCGGCAAACGGAATGCCCGGTATTCACCATGTAATGGCACGTGCAGTAAAAGATATTTTCTGCAGGTATAAGACAATGAAAGGTTTTCTGGTCAACCGTAAGGCCGGATGGGATACTCATGGCCTACCTGTGGAGCTTTCTGTTGAAAAGAAATTGGGTATAACCAAAGAAGATATCGGTAAAAAAATATCGGTAGAAGAATATAACAACGCTTGCCGTAAGGAAGTAATGAAATATACAGGAGAGTGGGAAAACCTGACCCGCATTATGGGGTACTGGGTAGACATGAACGACCCTTATGTAACATACGACAGCCGCTATATAGAAACGCTTTGGTACTTGCTCAACGAATTATATAAGAAAGGATACCTTTATAAAGGATATACTATACAGCCTTATTCTCCTGCCGCAGGTACAGGACTCAGTACACACGAACTGAACCAGCCCGGAGCATATCGTGATGTGAAAGATACCACTTGTGTAGCGCAGTTTAAGATCAAATCACCTAAAACAGAGATGTCTCAGTTTGGCGATGCTTATTTCCTTGCATGGACCACTACTCCGTGGACATTGCCTTCGAATACGGCTTTAGCTGTAGGGCCGGATATCACATATGTTGCCGTTCAGAGCTACAACCCGTATACAGGTAATAAAATGACTGCTGTGCTTGCAAAATGGCTTATGTTCAGTATGTTCAATGAAAAGGCAAAAGACGTAGCATTGGAAGATTATAAGCAGGGAGATAAACTGATACCGTATAAGATAGTAGGAGAGTGGAAGGGTTCTGATCTTGTGGGTATGGAGTATGAGCAACTGATACCGTGGATGAATCCGGGTGAGGGTGCATTCCGTGTACTGGGAGGAGACTTTGTAACTACCGATGATGGTACAGGTATCGTGCACATAGCGCCTACTTTTGGAGCGGACGACGCCAAGGTTGCCAAAGAAAATGGAGTGCCGGCATTGTTGCTTTTGGATAAAGATGGTAATCAACGTCCGATGGTAGATCTTACAGGTAAGTACTTCCGCCTCGAAGACATCGATCCGGAATATTTGAAAACGAATGTAAACGTAGATTTATATAAGGAATACGCAGGCCGTTATGTGAAAAATGAATATGACGATACACTGCCTGCCGATGCCAATACACTCGATATAGACCTTAGTGTAATGCTCAAGCTGGCTAATCAGGCCTTTAAGATAGAACGTCAGGTGCATAATTATCCGCACTGCTGGCGTACGGACAAACCTGTGTTGTACTATCCGCTGGATAGCTGGTTTATACGCACAACAGCCAGTCGCGAACGCTTAATGGAGCTGAATGAAACTATCAACTGGAAGCCTCAGTCTACGGGTACAGGCCGTTTTGGTAAATGGCTGGAAAACCTGCAGGACTGGAATCTGAGCCGTAGCCGCTATTGGGGCACACCATTACCTATATGGAGGACAGAGGATGGCAAAGAGGAAAAATGTATAGGTTCCATAAAGGAACTCTATGCAGAAATGCAAAAGGCTGTTGATGCCGGATTTATGAAAGAAATACCTTGGAAGGGTTTTGAAATAGGAAATCTGGACAAGGCTAATTATGAGAAAATAGATCTGCACCGCCCATATGTGGATAATATAGTATTGGTTTCGGAGTCGGGCAAACCGATGAAACGTGAGGCTGATCTTATAGACGTATGGTTCGATTCGGGCGCTATGCCGTTTGCACAGGTGTTTTATCCGAATATAAGTGAAGAGAAGTTCTCGAAAGTTTATCCTGCCGATTTCATAGCAGAAGGGGTTGACCAGACCCGCGGATGGTTCTTCACACTGCATGCTATATCTACAATGGTAAAGGACAGTATATCATTCAAGAATGTCGTTTCCAATGGCCTTGTATTGGATAAGAATGGTAATAAAATGTCTAAAAGCCGTGGAAACGGAGTAGATCCGTTCTCTACAATCGAAAAATATGGCTCCGATCCGTTGCGCTGGTATATGATTACCAATGCTTCGCCTTGGGATAATCTGAAGTTCGATATAGAAGGGGTAGAAGAAGTACGCCGTAAATTTTTCGGAACATTATACAATACTTATTCGTTCTTTGCATTATATGCCAACGTGGATGGTTTCACTTTTAGCGAAAAGTTGATACCTGTAAACGAAAGACCGGAAATAGACCGCTGGATAATATCTCTGCTGAACACACTTGTAAAAGATGTGGATGAGTATTATGAAACATATGAGCCAACAAAGGCCGGACGTGCGATCTCTGATTTTGTGAATGACAATCTGAGTAACTGGTATGTCCGTCTGAACAGAAAACGTTTCTGGGGTGGCGAAATGACAAAAGATAAATTGTCTGCTTACCAGACGTTATATACATGTCTTGAGACAGTAGCAAAACTGATGGCTCCTATTTCTCCGTTTTACTCGGATAAACTGTTCTGTGACTTGATCGCAGTGACAGGAAAGGAAAAAGCACCATCGGTACATCTGTCGGATTATCCGGCATATGACGCTTCCGTTGTGGATAAGACTCTGGAAGAACGTATGCAGATAGCACAGGATATATCATCGGCAGTATTGGCTCTCCGTCGCAAAGAGAGTGTGAAGGTACGCCAGCCGCTTATGCAGATAATGATACCTATCCTCAACGATAAGCAGGAAAAGGATATAGAAGCCGTACGCGACCTTATATTGAATGAGGTGAATGTGAAAGAGCTTAAATATGTCGGTGGTTCGGAAGGTATTTTTGTGAAGAAAGTAAAACCGGATTTCAAGAAACTGGGGCCCCGTTATGGTAAGATAATGAAGCAACTGGCTGTTGAGGTGCAGAATATGCCACAGGATGCAATTGCCGCTTTCGAAAAAGACGGCAGCTATACTTTCGATGTGGAAGGCCAAGCAGCTACAATAGAACTGGCTGATGCAGAAATAATATCGGAAGATATACCCGGCTGGTTGGTAGCCAATGCAGGCAAGCTGACAGTAGCACTGGATGTAACCATAACCGAAGATTTGCGAAAGGAAGGTATTGCACGCGAATTGGTGAACCGGATACAAAATATCCGTAAATCGAGCGGTTTCGATATAACAGACCGGATAAATATAAAAATATCTGATCAGGAGCAGGTAAGGACTACAGTATCAGAATATAAGGCATATATAGCATCACAGGTGCTAGCTGATAATATAGAGCTTGGAAATGTGGAAAACGGTCAGGAAATTGACATGGATGATTATATTTTACAGGTGTCTGTAGATAAAGTCAGATAA
- a CDS encoding TraR/DksA C4-type zinc finger protein yields MAEKTRYTDEELNEFRDIILEKLNKAKKEYEELRAAITNADGNDVTDTSPTFKVLEEGASTLSKEEAGRLAQRQMKFIQNLQSALIRIENKTYGICRETGKLIPKERLRAVPHATLSIEAKNSGVK; encoded by the coding sequence ATGGCAGAAAAGACAAGATACACAGACGAGGAATTGAACGAATTCCGTGATATTATCCTTGAAAAGCTAAATAAAGCTAAGAAAGAATACGAAGAATTGAGAGCGGCTATAACAAATGCCGATGGTAATGATGTTACCGATACTTCTCCTACATTTAAAGTGTTGGAAGAAGGAGCATCTACACTATCGAAGGAGGAAGCCGGCCGTTTGGCTCAACGCCAGATGAAGTTTATACAAAACTTGCAATCGGCACTTATCCGTATCGAAAATAAAACATATGGTATTTGCCGCGAAACAGGTAAGTTGATACCAAAAGAACGTTTACGTGCTGTTCCTCATGCTACTTTAAGTATCGAGGCTAAGAATAGCGGAGTAAAATAA
- a CDS encoding lipoprotein signal peptidase, producing MDNKNRGLIAILVIALIIIIDQASKIWVKTHMSLYESIEITSWFKIYFVENPGMAFGWKLGGKLFLSLFRIVAIFFIGYYLYRLVKQGYKSGYIACIALILAGAFGNIIDSVFYGEIFSASYQGHVASFVSLGEGYSSWLHGNVVDMLYFPLINGTFPSWFPVWGGEDFIFFSPIFNIADSAITVGIFILLIFYRKTLSISLEKKDKA from the coding sequence ATGGATAATAAAAATCGGGGGCTGATCGCAATATTAGTTATTGCATTAATTATAATTATAGACCAGGCATCCAAAATCTGGGTAAAAACTCATATGTCTCTTTACGAGTCTATTGAGATTACCAGTTGGTTCAAGATTTATTTTGTGGAAAATCCCGGTATGGCTTTTGGCTGGAAGCTGGGAGGCAAATTATTCCTCTCCTTGTTTCGTATTGTGGCCATTTTCTTTATAGGCTATTATCTGTACAGATTAGTGAAGCAGGGTTATAAAAGCGGGTACATAGCATGTATTGCGCTTATCCTTGCAGGAGCATTCGGCAATATTATCGACAGTGTATTCTATGGGGAGATATTCTCCGCCAGTTATCAGGGGCATGTGGCATCGTTCGTATCGCTGGGGGAAGGCTATTCCAGCTGGCTTCACGGCAATGTTGTGGATATGCTTTACTTCCCGCTTATAAATGGAACATTCCCGTCATGGTTCCCTGTATGGGGTGGTGAGGATTTTATCTTTTTCAGCCCTATATTTAATATTGCAGATTCTGCTATTACGGTCGGTATTTTTATACTTCTTATTTTCTATCGCAAGACATTATCAATATCTTTGGAGAAAAAAGATAAAGCCTGA
- a CDS encoding DUF4296 domain-containing protein — MQQRTVIYFILAIVVLLCSCGRRPRYVMHEDKMTDVLYDIQLAQAIYRSGSDFSNDEKKDALLNGILQKYNITQAELDSSLLWYSDNIEIYNTINDSVASRLRAASNVMTSSRSNVLGRGYSNYLVPPLSYLNEQTPTMSFDIDSNKIKTIDLPKFSLRFDVQGVNSLQNAEAAVFFTYKDTLVKTIVPIAENRRYIFSKPQLADSLLKNISGYVHVKNKIKGISSDVILYNISYIDSIADIKPASEEVSDTAPLAQPEDKPEITTATDTQIKPDLSNDKMVTPPPVTNSRNNDRKIDNLPVVSRDKVNRNPSVNRGRDLNSSKKEEGLK; from the coding sequence ATGCAACAACGTACAGTCATTTATTTCATATTGGCTATAGTGGTACTCCTCTGCTCGTGCGGGAGAAGGCCTCGTTATGTCATGCATGAGGATAAAATGACAGATGTTCTGTATGATATACAACTTGCCCAAGCCATATATCGGAGCGGTTCGGATTTCAGTAATGATGAGAAGAAAGATGCTTTATTGAACGGAATACTTCAAAAGTATAATATTACACAGGCAGAGCTCGATTCTTCTTTGTTATGGTATTCGGATAATATAGAGATATATAATACGATTAACGACTCAGTTGCTTCGCGTTTGAGGGCGGCAAGCAATGTAATGACATCGTCCCGCTCGAATGTTTTGGGCCGCGGTTATTCTAACTATCTGGTACCTCCCCTTTCTTATCTGAATGAGCAAACACCTACAATGTCATTCGATATAGATTCGAATAAGATAAAAACAATCGATTTGCCTAAGTTCTCTTTAAGATTTGATGTGCAGGGCGTGAACTCATTGCAAAATGCAGAAGCCGCAGTCTTCTTTACATATAAAGATACATTGGTGAAAACAATTGTACCTATAGCTGAGAACAGACGCTATATATTTTCAAAACCTCAGTTAGCTGATAGCCTGTTGAAAAATATATCCGGTTATGTGCATGTGAAGAATAAGATAAAAGGTATATCGTCCGATGTTATATTATATAACATTTCATATATAGATTCAATAGCTGATATTAAGCCTGCATCGGAAGAAGTATCGGATACTGCTCCTTTAGCACAGCCTGAGGATAAGCCGGAAATCACTACGGCTACAGATACTCAAATAAAACCTGATTTGTCGAATGATAAAATGGTGACACCGCCACCTGTAACCAATTCTCGGAATAATGACAGGAAAATAGATAACTTACCTGTTGTATCGAGAGATAAGGTAAATCGAAATCCCTCAGTAAATAGAGGAAGAGACCTCAACTCTTCAAAAAAAGAAGAGGGGCTTAAATGA
- a CDS encoding glycosyltransferase family 4 protein — MKRILYFMPYLSFENNAGNITRVISLLKYFKQRNFKVDYYGIKDWYKWEDGDDERMMKSGLIDRLFIASTKPSQRKFMQRLLYKVPEYFKRKLYGIDNEALSNYSTWYVCQQFEKVLKENEYDYIVVNYAWWAYLIRDKALLKGARTIIDTHDLLTVNQYHSEKKGLGRTFEQEIKRMSLFDEVWAVSVDEYYIFSQFLENTIRLVPNISLSNIDSYTVASDKKPKYDLVYVASDNHWNQDSARWFFTEVYPLLPTDITMCVIGRITEYIKEGYPNVTKIRFIEDLGSAYADSKISICPMLGGSGIKLKVIEAMSFGLPVVCTLRGIDGLPNKINNGCLVSLNAGEFASNIRKLLDNEALYKEQSKQGYDLYKAYFNPSVRYKQLDEIFGVDIK; from the coding sequence ATGAAAAGGATTCTATACTTCATGCCCTACCTGTCTTTTGAAAATAATGCCGGAAATATAACACGCGTCATATCTTTATTAAAGTATTTTAAGCAGCGTAATTTTAAGGTTGATTATTACGGTATAAAGGACTGGTATAAATGGGAAGACGGGGATGATGAACGAATGATGAAATCCGGCTTGATAGATCGTTTATTCATTGCTTCAACTAAACCTTCTCAGCGTAAGTTTATGCAGCGGTTATTATATAAAGTTCCCGAATATTTTAAACGTAAATTGTATGGGATAGATAATGAAGCTTTGAGCAATTATTCTACATGGTATGTATGCCAGCAATTTGAAAAGGTATTGAAAGAAAATGAATATGATTATATCGTTGTAAATTATGCATGGTGGGCTTACCTTATTCGAGATAAGGCATTATTAAAAGGTGCACGTACGATTATTGATACACATGATTTATTGACAGTGAATCAATATCATTCCGAAAAGAAAGGTTTAGGGCGTACTTTTGAACAAGAGATAAAAAGAATGAGCCTTTTTGATGAGGTTTGGGCTGTATCAGTAGATGAATATTATATATTTTCTCAGTTTTTAGAAAATACGATTCGCTTAGTTCCCAATATATCTTTGTCTAATATAGATAGTTACACTGTGGCATCTGATAAGAAACCAAAGTATGATTTGGTTTATGTTGCAAGTGATAATCACTGGAATCAAGATTCAGCCAGATGGTTTTTTACCGAAGTTTATCCTTTATTACCTACCGATATAACTATGTGTGTGATAGGCAGGATTACAGAATATATCAAAGAGGGGTATCCTAATGTAACAAAAATCAGGTTTATAGAGGATCTGGGGAGTGCCTATGCAGATTCTAAGATTTCCATTTGCCCGATGCTGGGTGGTTCAGGGATAAAACTGAAGGTGATAGAAGCGATGTCGTTCGGTTTACCTGTAGTCTGCACATTGAGAGGAATAGATGGATTGCCGAATAAAATAAATAATGGATGTCTTGTGAGCTTGAATGCCGGAGAATTTGCCTCAAATATCCGGAAACTGCTTGATAACGAAGCATTATACAAAGAGCAAAGCAAGCAAGGTTATGATTTATACAAAGCCTATTTTAATCCGTCTGTAAGGTATAAACAGTTGGATGAGATCTTCGGGGTAGATATTAAATAA